One region of Rhizobium sp. WYJ-E13 genomic DNA includes:
- a CDS encoding PAS domain-containing protein — MTNQNPDNTHADNPALPPHASAQIAAMTGRDRLRRCVDDILTITALPTTWIGKGLDDIGKRLLDVVGPLLNVDFLVLRIAARQGERSTNITWFGRLAGLDDASGFRHDLIAMLGDVTSTLSATTLQWGTSTFSCVLQELNANIANGALVAGTRESFFPDEEDRVILRVAAIQAAVAIGQAFKLRDDNQAAIIRERNRIDDAIPLMAWFALPDGRADHLNTHFLGFLGYTREQAIGWNWMTALHPDDATTLKDTWLALLRSGRAGEAEARLRGCDGDYKWFLFRANPSYAEDGSLAGWYGTNTDIDDRKRTEEELRKSAAFLAQGQELTQTGSVWWRPSTDEIQWSDQAYRVAGLPVTQKPTVTMMFDRCHPEDLAQVRELISRAAHDGMNVDLEHRLLMPNGEIKYVHVVLQNIGLNAADPEFIGAVTDITARTIAERTLRRSEVLLAEGQRISLTGTFSWKVDTDELTFSDELNRIFGFDQNTVIDFDKIAARVYEEDLGLLAKKMAEVRSGGDNPDYDIRLFVDGRMKYVRVVGRIVQHLDGTTECIGAVQDVSAQRLAEQARDKLRSDLAQLARAMSLSTMVASIAHEVNQPLAGIITNASTSLLMLSQTPPDVSGAMETARRTIRDGNRAADVIVRLRNLFRRGVATVEPLDLNVAAREVIALLTNDMQRGRISLHSELSDSLPLIVGDRVQLQQVIMNLLRNSIEAMADISPSSRSILVRTEAEDDGGVKLTVSDTGCGLATLETDRLFDAFRTTKPDGMGIGLSVSRSIVEAHGGKIWATSGSAGGAIFGFSIRARRTQDSPCSKADR; from the coding sequence GTGACGAACCAGAATCCGGACAATACCCATGCAGACAATCCTGCGCTGCCGCCGCATGCTTCAGCCCAGATCGCCGCGATGACAGGTCGCGATCGGCTTCGTCGGTGCGTGGACGACATCCTGACAATCACGGCTCTTCCTACTACATGGATCGGAAAAGGCCTTGATGACATTGGCAAGAGACTCCTGGATGTCGTCGGCCCTCTGTTGAACGTCGATTTCCTGGTTCTGAGAATTGCCGCGCGCCAAGGCGAACGGAGCACCAACATCACTTGGTTCGGGAGACTCGCTGGGTTGGACGACGCGAGTGGTTTCCGACATGACCTGATAGCCATGCTTGGCGATGTGACTTCCACGTTATCTGCCACTACGTTGCAATGGGGCACATCGACGTTCTCCTGTGTTCTCCAGGAACTCAACGCAAACATCGCCAATGGCGCGCTCGTTGCCGGCACCCGTGAATCCTTCTTCCCTGATGAAGAGGACAGGGTCATCCTGCGCGTTGCAGCAATCCAGGCAGCCGTCGCAATCGGACAGGCTTTCAAACTTCGGGATGACAATCAGGCGGCAATCATTCGCGAGCGCAACAGGATCGACGATGCGATTCCACTGATGGCATGGTTCGCCCTACCGGACGGTCGCGCCGATCACCTCAACACGCATTTCCTGGGGTTTCTCGGATACACGAGGGAACAGGCTATTGGCTGGAACTGGATGACGGCCCTTCACCCGGACGATGCAACGACGTTGAAGGACACATGGCTCGCACTTCTCAGGTCGGGGCGCGCTGGAGAAGCTGAGGCCCGCCTGCGCGGCTGCGATGGCGACTACAAGTGGTTCCTGTTCCGTGCAAATCCGTCATATGCCGAAGATGGGTCGCTGGCGGGTTGGTACGGCACGAATACCGACATCGACGACAGGAAACGAACAGAGGAAGAATTGCGCAAGAGCGCTGCGTTTCTCGCGCAGGGCCAGGAACTGACCCAGACGGGCAGCGTCTGGTGGAGACCGTCGACTGACGAGATCCAGTGGTCGGACCAGGCTTACCGGGTTGCCGGCCTGCCCGTCACGCAGAAGCCGACGGTGACCATGATGTTCGACCGTTGCCACCCCGAAGACCTAGCTCAAGTCCGAGAGCTCATTTCCCGCGCGGCGCACGATGGCATGAATGTCGACCTCGAGCACCGCCTCTTGATGCCAAACGGGGAAATCAAATACGTGCACGTGGTCCTTCAGAACATCGGCTTGAATGCCGCTGACCCAGAATTCATAGGCGCCGTGACAGACATCACCGCGCGAACGATCGCGGAGAGGACGCTCCGACGAAGTGAAGTGCTCCTTGCGGAAGGACAAAGGATCAGCTTGACCGGGACCTTTTCCTGGAAGGTCGACACCGACGAACTGACATTCTCGGACGAGCTGAACCGGATCTTCGGCTTCGATCAGAACACTGTAATCGATTTCGACAAGATAGCTGCACGCGTCTACGAGGAGGATCTTGGCCTTCTGGCGAAGAAGATGGCTGAGGTGCGCTCGGGAGGCGACAACCCTGACTACGACATCAGGCTGTTCGTCGATGGTCGTATGAAGTATGTCAGGGTCGTGGGACGCATAGTCCAACACCTCGACGGCACGACGGAGTGCATTGGAGCAGTGCAGGATGTCTCAGCGCAGCGGCTGGCGGAGCAGGCCCGGGACAAGCTGCGCTCCGACCTGGCTCAGCTTGCTCGAGCGATGAGCCTGAGCACCATGGTCGCATCCATTGCGCACGAGGTGAACCAGCCCTTGGCCGGAATCATCACGAACGCCAGTACATCTTTGCTAATGCTGTCGCAGACCCCGCCAGATGTGAGCGGTGCAATGGAAACAGCACGACGGACGATCCGCGATGGCAACCGGGCGGCGGATGTGATCGTCCGGCTGCGAAATCTGTTCAGGCGAGGCGTTGCGACGGTCGAGCCGCTCGACCTCAACGTGGCGGCCCGGGAAGTGATCGCGCTCTTGACAAACGACATGCAACGAGGCCGCATCAGCCTGCATTCGGAACTTTCCGATAGCCTGCCCCTCATCGTTGGAGATCGCGTGCAGCTCCAGCAGGTCATAATGAACCTCCTCCGAAATTCCATCGAGGCCATGGCGGACATATCGCCTTCGTCCCGAAGCATCCTAGTTCGAACAGAGGCGGAGGACGATGGAGGCGTGAAACTGACAGTTTCCGACACTGGGTGCGGATTGGCAACTCTGGAAACAGATCGCCTGTTTGACGCCTTCCGCACAACGAAACCCGATGGCATGGGAATCGGTTTGTCGGTAAGCCGCTCCATAGTCGAAGCGCATGGAGGTAAAATCTGGGCGACCTCGGGTTCCGCAGGCGGCGCCATATTTGGCTTTTCGATAAGGGCTCGGAGAACGCAGGACAGCCCCTGCTCGAAGGCGGATCGATAA
- a CDS encoding response regulator transcription factor — protein MTSARALVSVVDDDESVRESLPDLIRMFGYDVRAFSSADEFLDSEWVSRTNCLILDVAMPGMSGPELEEELIRRGDRIPVVFITAHKDENDRIPLMQNGAVACLFKPFSDVALQETLDRVFA, from the coding sequence ATGACGAGCGCGCGCGCGCTGGTATCTGTCGTTGATGATGATGAGTCGGTCAGAGAGTCTCTTCCCGACCTGATCCGGATGTTCGGATACGACGTCCGCGCATTCTCCTCTGCCGATGAGTTCCTGGATTCCGAATGGGTGTCAAGAACGAACTGCCTGATACTCGACGTCGCCATGCCTGGCATGTCCGGTCCCGAGCTTGAGGAAGAGTTGATCCGTCGCGGTGACCGAATTCCCGTGGTCTTCATAACAGCCCACAAGGATGAGAACGATCGAATTCCACTCATGCAGAACGGCGCGGTTGCCTGCCTGTTCAAGCCGTTCAGCGATGTCGCGCTCCAGGAAACGCTGGATCGGGTTTTTGCCTAG
- a CDS encoding PAS domain-containing sensor histidine kinase — MQTELGRVLDTLPGMVFSALPDGRIDFVNKDLADFSGVPMTEADSWEWPVHAEPAQASMILQRFRSMLSLGEPFEMEIPTLRADGERRLLRVQCNPMLTDGNVQKWYGLASESRLGSSDSRSEHETDFQRIVDSIPVPVAVTTPTGDVEALNNPALEYFGMTLEELKNWKAIEVVHPEDLQQTIADQLEAHRTATFYNVESRHLRSDGVYRWHNVLGLPFKDRDGNILRWFHLLVDIDDRKKAELALAAREREAQLVLESIPAGIGVLAPDGEVEAVNGPLLRYYGRTLDELREWGSTDVVHPDDMPRMIAAVSDAVASGSPYDTEVRLRRADGTYRWFQVTGHPLKSEDDRIIRWYALHMDIDDRKRAEDALAERERESRFVIDGIAGMIAIFSPDAKLIGGNQQIIDYFQRPIEELDNWATNGITHPDDLQICIDSFMGAIATGEPYDYETRFLRHDGTWRWFQLRGLPLRNTDGEIVRWYGLLTDIDDRKRTEDSLRRSEAFLADAQRLSKTGSFSLKLATDEVTWSAETYRIFEVDPSSRVTLRTILSRLDHDSLARVQRILERAREGNGDFDYDITLVMPDKSMKHVRVLAHSERNKDGEQELTGAVQDVTESRRAEETLNEVRSELAYVTRATSLGVLTASIAHEVNQPLAGIVTNANTCLRVLATEPPNMEVAKDTARRMIRDANRAADVIVRLRALFSRKPPSIEPIDMNEIASEVIALALSDLQRARVSIATEFGPDLPRVAGARVQLQQVIMNLLRNAIEALAVINDRPRKITIRTQADPKGEVQVSVSDDGVGFGSQGMGRIFDAFYTTKPDGMGIGLSVSRSIVENHNGRLWANANNGLGATVAFAIPIYEVASESCDLRAKDRSQSPSGTVR, encoded by the coding sequence ATGCAGACGGAACTCGGTCGGGTTCTCGATACGCTGCCTGGGATGGTGTTCAGCGCTCTTCCGGACGGACGCATCGATTTTGTGAACAAGGACCTGGCCGACTTTTCGGGCGTCCCGATGACCGAGGCAGACTCGTGGGAATGGCCGGTGCACGCGGAACCTGCGCAGGCGTCGATGATCCTGCAACGCTTTCGTTCGATGCTATCTCTGGGTGAGCCATTCGAGATGGAGATTCCAACCCTGCGCGCTGACGGCGAGCGCCGCCTTCTGAGGGTTCAGTGCAATCCCATGCTCACAGACGGCAATGTCCAGAAATGGTATGGGCTTGCCTCCGAATCCAGGCTTGGAAGCAGCGATAGCCGTTCCGAGCACGAAACTGACTTTCAGCGCATCGTGGATAGCATTCCTGTTCCAGTCGCGGTCACCACACCGACCGGAGACGTTGAAGCATTGAACAATCCCGCTCTCGAATACTTCGGCATGACGCTGGAGGAACTGAAGAACTGGAAGGCGATCGAAGTCGTTCACCCCGAGGACCTGCAGCAAACCATCGCCGATCAGCTCGAGGCTCACAGGACAGCGACCTTCTACAATGTCGAAAGCCGGCATCTCCGCTCGGACGGCGTATATCGGTGGCACAATGTGCTTGGCTTGCCATTCAAGGATCGCGACGGAAATATTCTGCGTTGGTTTCATCTTCTCGTCGACATTGATGACCGCAAAAAGGCTGAATTGGCGCTCGCCGCGCGCGAGCGCGAAGCGCAACTCGTATTGGAAAGCATCCCGGCCGGGATCGGCGTCCTCGCTCCAGATGGAGAGGTCGAGGCGGTCAACGGACCGCTGCTGCGGTACTACGGCCGCACGCTCGATGAGCTGCGCGAATGGGGCAGCACAGATGTCGTTCATCCGGACGACATGCCCCGGATGATCGCAGCCGTGTCGGATGCCGTCGCATCCGGATCTCCGTATGATACAGAAGTGCGTCTGAGGCGCGCCGACGGAACATATCGGTGGTTCCAAGTCACCGGACATCCCCTGAAGTCGGAGGATGACAGGATCATCCGGTGGTACGCCCTTCACATGGACATTGATGATAGGAAGCGGGCAGAAGACGCGCTGGCGGAACGTGAGCGCGAGTCACGATTTGTCATCGACGGCATAGCTGGAATGATTGCGATCTTTTCGCCGGACGCCAAACTGATTGGCGGCAACCAGCAGATAATCGACTATTTCCAGCGTCCTATCGAGGAGCTCGACAACTGGGCAACGAACGGGATCACCCATCCCGACGATCTGCAGATCTGCATCGACAGTTTCATGGGAGCCATCGCGACCGGAGAGCCCTATGACTACGAGACCCGCTTCCTGCGACACGATGGAACGTGGCGTTGGTTTCAGCTTCGCGGGTTGCCATTGCGAAACACCGACGGTGAGATCGTGCGCTGGTATGGCCTGCTGACGGACATAGACGATCGAAAGCGGACGGAGGACAGCCTCCGCAGAAGCGAAGCCTTTCTCGCCGATGCCCAACGACTCAGCAAGACTGGAAGCTTCTCACTAAAGCTAGCCACAGACGAGGTCACCTGGTCGGCGGAAACCTACCGCATCTTCGAGGTCGATCCTTCCTCGAGGGTCACGCTGCGCACGATTCTGTCGCGGCTGGATCACGACAGTCTTGCAAGGGTGCAGCGCATCCTCGAACGCGCGCGCGAAGGAAATGGCGACTTCGACTACGACATCACGCTCGTGATGCCCGACAAGTCGATGAAGCACGTTCGCGTGCTGGCGCACAGCGAGCGAAACAAGGACGGCGAGCAGGAACTAACTGGCGCAGTGCAGGACGTAACTGAAAGCCGGCGGGCAGAAGAAACACTCAACGAGGTTCGGTCCGAGCTCGCCTATGTCACCCGCGCGACAAGCCTTGGCGTGCTGACCGCGTCGATCGCCCACGAGGTCAATCAGCCTCTTGCCGGAATCGTCACCAATGCGAATACGTGTCTTCGCGTGCTGGCTACGGAACCTCCCAACATGGAGGTCGCTAAAGACACGGCTCGCCGCATGATCCGCGATGCCAACCGGGCCGCCGACGTGATCGTCAGGCTGCGGGCGCTGTTCAGCAGAAAACCTCCGAGCATCGAACCGATCGATATGAACGAGATAGCAAGCGAAGTGATCGCGTTGGCACTCAGCGATCTCCAGCGGGCGCGCGTGTCGATCGCGACAGAATTCGGCCCCGACCTGCCACGCGTCGCAGGTGCGCGTGTCCAGCTCCAGCAGGTGATCATGAACCTGCTCCGAAACGCCATCGAGGCTCTGGCTGTGATCAACGACAGACCGAGGAAAATCACAATCAGGACGCAAGCAGACCCGAAAGGTGAGGTCCAGGTTTCAGTGAGTGACGACGGAGTCGGCTTCGGCTCGCAAGGGATGGGACGGATCTTCGACGCATTCTACACCACGAAGCCCGATGGCATGGGCATCGGGCTATCTGTCAGTCGATCCATAGTCGAAAATCACAATGGACGGCTGTGGGCAAACGCAAACAATGGCCTTGGCGCAACGGTTGCATTTGCCATTCCGATATATGAGGTCGCCAGCGAGTCTTGCGACCTTAGAGCTAAAGACAGGTCACAGTCGCCCTCGGGGACAGTTCGATGA
- a CDS encoding response regulator transcription factor, producing MRKRSKLVSVIDDDESVREALPDLLRSLGLSVEAFPSAEAFLGSQALGASDGIILDVAMPGMTGPELQRELRDRNLQIPIIFVTAFADDMVRERVIRDGAVECLFKPFSEDELQNALRLASLVI from the coding sequence ATGAGGAAACGATCGAAGCTCGTATCGGTGATCGATGACGACGAGTCTGTTCGAGAAGCTCTCCCAGACCTGCTCCGGTCGCTCGGCCTATCCGTCGAAGCGTTTCCTTCAGCGGAGGCGTTTCTCGGGTCGCAGGCACTGGGGGCCAGCGACGGCATCATCCTGGACGTGGCGATGCCGGGCATGACGGGACCGGAACTGCAAAGGGAACTACGAGACAGAAACCTGCAAATTCCGATCATTTTTGTGACAGCGTTCGCTGACGACATGGTGCGCGAGCGCGTGATACGGGACGGGGCGGTGGAGTGCCTGTTCAAGCCGTTCAGTGAAGACGAGCTGCAGAATGCGCTTCGCCTCGCCTCGCTCGTGATCTGA
- a CDS encoding epoxide hydrolase family protein, whose product MSGIQPEVTRRTLLAAATAVGAVGMLPGTLTASTTSPDIKPFKFSATDEQLKDLQRRVEATRWPDRETVSDDTQGVRLDTIQKVAKYWRAHDWRKVEARLNSFPQFMTEIDGLDIHFIHVKSKHENALPIIITHGWPGSIIEQMKIIKPLTDPTAFGGTEADAFHVVIPSLPGYGFSGKPKQPGWNPPRIAKAWAVLMQRLGYTKYVAQGGDWGNAVSELMAVQEPPGLLGIHTNMAATVPADIAKALSAGSPAPADLSADEKRAYEQLDDFYKNGLGYAIEMNNRPQTLYGIVDSPIGLASWMLDHDIRSYRMIARSFDGEKEGLTPDDVLDNVTLYWLTNTAISSARLYWDNAHFPSGGFFDPRGIKIPVAVSAFPDEIYQAPQSWAEKAYPKLIHYNRPEKGGHFAAWEQPELFADELRASFKSLRDET is encoded by the coding sequence ATGTCCGGTATACAGCCCGAAGTCACACGTCGAACTCTTCTTGCCGCCGCCACAGCCGTAGGCGCGGTGGGTATGCTGCCGGGAACGCTCACCGCTTCGACCACGAGTCCCGATATTAAACCGTTCAAGTTCTCGGCTACCGACGAGCAGCTTAAGGATCTTCAACGTCGTGTTGAAGCCACCCGCTGGCCCGACCGCGAGACGGTGTCCGACGATACGCAGGGTGTGCGGCTCGACACGATCCAGAAGGTCGCCAAATACTGGCGCGCCCATGACTGGCGCAAGGTCGAGGCCCGGCTCAATTCCTTCCCGCAGTTCATGACCGAGATCGACGGCCTGGACATTCATTTCATCCATGTGAAGTCCAAGCACGAAAATGCGCTGCCCATCATCATCACCCATGGCTGGCCGGGCTCGATCATCGAGCAAATGAAGATCATCAAGCCGCTCACCGATCCGACCGCCTTCGGCGGCACGGAGGCCGATGCCTTCCACGTCGTCATCCCCTCACTGCCGGGCTATGGCTTCTCAGGCAAGCCAAAGCAGCCCGGCTGGAATCCGCCACGCATCGCCAAGGCCTGGGCCGTGCTGATGCAGCGTCTTGGCTACACGAAATACGTCGCCCAGGGTGGCGACTGGGGCAATGCCGTTTCCGAACTGATGGCGGTGCAGGAGCCTCCGGGTTTGCTCGGCATTCACACCAATATGGCAGCGACTGTGCCGGCCGATATCGCCAAGGCGCTTTCGGCCGGAAGCCCGGCCCCGGCCGATCTTTCGGCCGATGAAAAGCGCGCCTACGAACAGCTCGACGATTTCTACAAGAACGGTCTCGGCTATGCGATCGAGATGAATAACCGGCCGCAGACGCTCTACGGCATCGTCGACTCGCCGATCGGGCTCGCCTCCTGGATGCTCGACCACGATATCAGAAGCTACCGGATGATCGCCCGCTCCTTCGACGGCGAGAAGGAAGGCCTGACGCCCGATGATGTGCTCGACAATGTCACGCTCTATTGGCTGACGAATACGGCGATCTCGTCTGCGCGCCTCTACTGGGACAATGCGCATTTCCCATCCGGCGGCTTTTTTGATCCGCGCGGCATCAAGATCCCGGTCGCCGTCAGCGCCTTCCCGGACGAAATCTATCAGGCGCCGCAGAGCTGGGCGGAAAAGGCCTATCCGAAGCTCATCCACTACAACAGGCCGGAAAAGGGCGGGCATTTTGCCGCCTGGGAACAGCCGGAGCTGTTTGCCGACGAGCTGCGCGCCTCCTTCAAGTCGCTGCGCGACGAAACCTAG
- a CDS encoding N-acyl homoserine lactonase family protein — protein MLRTSNAIMNFPIVALRRHNGSVLLDRRQMMKLPFAIAEITCLMLFATALAPQLSAAESKTPAATIDRLYRVDCGHSLANDESVWTPGENKGKSIEFSSTCYLIQHRGDYIMWDTGVPETAIGDPEGWSTLPSLIVYHLDKTISSQLAEIGLKPADIDYVVVSHTHGDHIGNVGLFPDATVVMQQPEYEWINSPPPSDPNLNTLVQLARKLLGHPHRLKLVTGDVDLFRDGSVRLLSTPGHTPGSQSLMVHLAKAGYVILSGDVAHLEDNFERDIVPALNVDKAESISSMDRIKQIMSEYDAQLFINHDKHQTDGLKLLPDFYD, from the coding sequence ATGCTGCGAACCTCCAACGCCATCATGAACTTTCCTATCGTGGCGCTTCGCCGCCACAATGGATCTGTGCTGCTAGATCGGAGACAGATGATGAAACTTCCTTTTGCAATTGCTGAAATCACCTGCCTCATGTTGTTCGCAACAGCATTAGCCCCGCAGTTGTCAGCAGCAGAATCAAAAACTCCTGCTGCAACGATTGATCGGCTTTACCGGGTCGACTGCGGCCACTCCCTCGCGAATGACGAGTCCGTCTGGACGCCCGGCGAGAATAAGGGCAAGTCGATTGAATTCTCCTCGACATGTTATCTCATCCAGCACCGTGGCGACTACATCATGTGGGATACAGGGGTACCTGAGACGGCGATCGGCGATCCGGAGGGATGGTCGACACTTCCCAGTCTAATCGTCTATCATCTCGACAAGACGATCTCTTCGCAGCTTGCTGAAATTGGACTGAAGCCAGCGGATATCGACTACGTCGTCGTATCACATACCCATGGCGACCATATCGGTAACGTAGGACTCTTTCCGGACGCAACCGTTGTAATGCAGCAGCCGGAATACGAATGGATCAACTCGCCTCCACCGTCAGACCCGAACCTCAACACTCTCGTGCAATTGGCCCGGAAGCTGCTCGGACATCCCCACCGTCTTAAACTCGTGACTGGAGACGTCGATCTATTTCGCGACGGTAGCGTCAGATTGCTGTCCACGCCGGGGCATACCCCGGGTAGCCAGTCGCTGATGGTCCATTTGGCCAAGGCTGGTTACGTCATCCTGTCCGGAGATGTGGCACACCTCGAAGACAACTTCGAGCGGGACATCGTTCCTGCGCTGAACGTCGATAAGGCCGAATCCATCTCGTCGATGGACCGGATCAAGCAAATAATGAGCGAATACGATGCGCAGCTCTTCATCAACCACGACAAGCACCAGACCGACGGGCTCAAGCTTTTGCCGGATTTTTACGATTGA
- a CDS encoding AAA family ATPase: MQFVDARTRNQKLSKDSGVFLAGCGLVRAMRGIGRLRHGVNGFLVFVVPLGYRTEEYEAAALAILGTLRDRWADDWVDKDSRVRLANPVRKKGTPHRPASIFDLKGLDILIARDITEVPRDVRFAATAVLFLEPPTVQHLNAARRLSGKAPFRSKLASVLVGRPQNVLLAAILRPILSEDDIEELDRFEKPDVVGPDLFELPGYDEVKPWARDLVDNVSRWRLRKLEWKLARAGVLISGPPGTGKTLFASALATALGMRLVSVTVGAWQSAGALDDMLAAMRKTFENVNDGRGAVLFIDEIDAIGKRLARPSGNHNDQYWQVVVTDFLTLLSSLGEGVVVVGATNYPDWIDAAILRAGRIDDHFVLSLPDSRTRAEILNYHAGGVLPLDSLVDIALHLEGRPGADIARLVQNALRNARNENRELELHDLEAQLPEKHHYSPEQLLRLAAHEAGHALVSLALGYATAATIEIRDSFDPNGDGSIGGSTVYDLEPDHFPTETSLLNRIAVSLAGMAAELVVFGNRSIGAGGVMGSDIERATAVARRMVGSYGLGKSPVFMGAIKDLADRPLPERMEVEVAQILEDQWKRVRDMLMEDRERILGLAGDIVTHGSVKLERAGTARSVEQHSL, encoded by the coding sequence ATGCAGTTCGTCGACGCGAGGACCCGAAACCAAAAGCTTTCAAAGGATTCAGGCGTATTCCTAGCTGGCTGTGGCCTGGTTCGAGCGATGAGAGGAATTGGCCGACTGCGGCATGGCGTCAATGGCTTCCTTGTCTTCGTTGTTCCCCTGGGATACCGCACTGAGGAGTATGAGGCCGCCGCACTAGCAATTCTTGGCACCTTGCGGGATCGGTGGGCCGATGACTGGGTCGACAAAGATAGTCGGGTTCGTCTTGCGAACCCGGTCCGGAAAAAGGGGACTCCACACAGGCCCGCATCGATCTTCGATCTGAAGGGGCTGGACATTTTGATCGCCCGAGACATCACTGAGGTTCCGCGAGACGTGCGCTTTGCGGCAACCGCCGTCCTGTTTTTGGAGCCGCCGACAGTTCAGCACCTCAACGCCGCGAGGCGTCTGTCCGGCAAAGCGCCATTCCGCAGCAAATTGGCATCTGTCTTGGTCGGACGCCCACAGAATGTTCTGCTCGCAGCCATTCTCAGGCCAATCCTTTCCGAAGACGATATTGAGGAACTCGATCGTTTCGAAAAGCCAGACGTTGTTGGTCCGGATCTGTTCGAGCTGCCCGGCTACGATGAGGTCAAGCCGTGGGCAAGGGATCTTGTCGATAACGTGTCGCGATGGCGTCTGAGGAAGCTTGAGTGGAAACTTGCGCGGGCAGGGGTGTTGATCTCGGGTCCACCCGGAACAGGGAAGACGCTGTTCGCATCGGCGCTCGCGACCGCGCTCGGGATGAGGCTGGTTTCTGTGACGGTCGGCGCCTGGCAGTCGGCTGGGGCGCTAGATGACATGCTCGCGGCGATGCGAAAGACCTTCGAGAACGTGAATGATGGGAGGGGCGCTGTCCTCTTCATCGATGAAATCGACGCTATAGGCAAAAGGCTTGCGCGACCGTCCGGCAATCATAACGATCAGTATTGGCAAGTCGTCGTCACAGACTTCCTAACCCTATTGTCGAGTCTTGGGGAGGGCGTCGTCGTAGTTGGTGCTACAAACTATCCCGACTGGATTGACGCGGCGATCTTGCGCGCTGGAAGGATTGACGACCACTTCGTGCTTTCGCTGCCAGATAGCCGGACGAGAGCAGAAATCCTGAACTATCACGCAGGTGGCGTGCTGCCACTCGATTCTCTGGTTGATATCGCGTTGCATCTTGAGGGAAGGCCGGGCGCGGATATCGCACGCTTGGTCCAGAATGCTCTACGCAATGCAAGGAATGAGAATAGAGAACTGGAATTGCACGACTTGGAGGCCCAGCTTCCTGAAAAGCATCATTATTCGCCCGAGCAGTTGCTCAGGCTAGCAGCACATGAAGCCGGGCATGCCTTAGTTTCGCTGGCACTAGGTTACGCGACGGCCGCGACTATCGAGATCAGGGACAGCTTCGACCCAAATGGTGATGGATCCATTGGCGGAAGTACAGTTTATGATCTGGAGCCTGATCACTTTCCGACAGAGACGAGCCTGCTAAATCGAATTGCGGTGTCCTTGGCGGGTATGGCTGCCGAGCTTGTGGTATTCGGCAATCGATCAATCGGAGCGGGCGGGGTCATGGGCAGCGACATCGAGCGGGCGACTGCTGTCGCGAGGCGAATGGTTGGCAGTTACGGACTCGGCAAATCTCCGGTTTTCATGGGCGCCATCAAGGATTTAGCCGACCGGCCACTCCCGGAAAGGATGGAAGTTGAAGTGGCACAGATCCTTGAAGACCAGTGGAAACGAGTGCGGGACATGTTGATGGAGGACCGAGAGAGAATCCTTGGGCTTGCAGGTGACATTGTAACCCACGGTTCTGTTAAACTAGAGCGCGCAGGGACGGCGAGGTCGGTAGAGCAGCATTCGCTCTAG
- a CDS encoding DUF6634 family protein: MNTFQWIDSQTTERLLEDLRRANAGQIEIGVIANAPLLDSYRAVLGRAYALKGIVTGHPRLEDGKEIITSQLFYLDPERGVARTMNNWYRLSQRDQSRGN, encoded by the coding sequence TTGAACACGTTTCAATGGATAGACAGCCAAACGACAGAGCGCCTGCTGGAGGACCTTCGCCGAGCGAATGCAGGCCAAATCGAAATAGGCGTCATCGCAAATGCTCCATTGCTGGATAGCTATCGGGCCGTACTGGGACGCGCCTACGCATTGAAGGGGATTGTGACCGGTCATCCCCGTCTCGAGGACGGCAAGGAGATCATCACCAGCCAGCTCTTCTACTTGGATCCCGAGCGCGGCGTCGCGCGGACCATGAACAATTGGTATCGCCTGTCGCAGCGGGATCAGAGCAGGGGCAATTAG